The Parus major isolate Abel chromosome 24, Parus_major1.1, whole genome shotgun sequence sequence AGGGCCACTCCATCACAAGCCCCGCACGCCCGCTCCCCAGGGATCCTCGGCACATCGCTGCTTCCTTTCCAGCCCATCCCAAAGAGCCATTTCCACCTGGGGCACTACCAAAACATTTATTAGAAGAGTGCAGGGTGGCCAGGCTCCAAAGGACGCCCCTGCAGCTGaccacagggctggggaggggagcaggcagCCTCTGCTCGCCCTGGGGATCTCCTTGTGCGCCTCAGCACCCACCAGGAGACGCAGGCACTTGTTTCCTAGAGGGAAATGTGCTGGGGcgtgggcagggagcagaggctggctgtgccacccctgctcgggcagggcagggagatcCTCACATTGGGAGTGATTGCTCCGAACCACCCTCCAGCGTGGCCTTTGGCTGCCGCTGGCTCCCGTCACAGCTCCCGCAGCCaccccagggcacagagctgccccaTTCGGCTGCCAAACCCTCCCCGGAGCGGGCTCAGCCCAGAGCCACGGCACGGGAAAATAAACAGGAGGCATTTCTCTGGCACAGCTCGTAAAAGGCACTTCCTAAATCCTCCGCAAACACGAGAGCGGCGCCCGGCGCTCCTGGAGGGTGAAATATCCGCACCCCGGGGCTCCTGGAGGGTGAAATATCCGCACCCCGGGGCTCCTGGAGGGTGGAATATCCGCACCCCGGGGCTCCTGGAGGGTGGAATATCCGCACCCCGGGGCTCCTGGAGGGTGGAATATCCGCACCCCGGGGCTCCCCGTGGCCGCAGCGTGGCCCGGAGGTGTGACACAGCTGGCACACCCTGCACCCCAAGGTGGCAGAGACCTGGCAAAAGGAGAGagttctgtctctctctctgtgctctgccgGCAGCCCCTCGGCCGCTGAGTGCGCCACGGCCCCGCCAGGAAGCACTCGCACAGCCTGTCCGGACAGGTCTATTTACAGCAGGAGAGCCACAGACACGGGGCAAGGAGGTGTCCCCCAGCCAGCACGGCCAGCCGCTGGCACGGGCTGTGTCCCCCCGGTGTCACCACCGTGTCACCCCCGGCGCCAGGCGAGGGCAGGGTCACTTTGCAGGTGCTGCTTGCAGAGttcaggggcagccacaggtCCCTGGCTGCACGGACAGCCCAGAGAGAGGTGGGGGATTGTCTGTGCCATcgtgccctggcagcagcccgGGCAGCAGGCCGTGCCAGCCGGAGAGGCACAGCCCAGGCGAGTGTCCATCCCGCTCCTAGTCGTTCTCGCTCTGCAAGGGACAGAGAGGAGCGCAGGGTGaggtgccaggggctgggctgggggtaCAGCCCCTCTCCAGGGCCAccctgcccaggcacagccctgccacctCACCTCCATTTTGCTGTAGATCCAGCTGAGGAGCTTTGTCACACGCGTGTACACTCCGGGCTTGTTCTTCTGGCCACATCCTGTCCCCCAGCTCGTCACCCCGGCCACATACCAGCGGCCATCGTCCTCGCAAACCAGGGGCCCTCCGCTGTCACCCTGGCTcggaggagcagagcagtgaggagGGGAGGCAGGGGACGCCCCTCTGCGGGTACCCAAAATCGGGCAGCGCAGCTCACCTGGCAGGCgtccttccctccctgcaggtaGCCGGCGCACATCATGCGGGGGGTCAGGTAGCCCTCGTACACCTTGTCGCTGTTGCAGATCTTGTAGTCGATCAGCTTCACCTCGGCCTCCCGCAGCTTCGGGGACGTGTTATCtgcaaggcaggaaaagctgtggggcaggggggGCCTCGTCATCCCCCAGCGCCCCCCGGCCCCTCCGCAGCGAGGGAGGAAGCGGCTGTTTCTCACAGGTCTCATTTCTGCCAAGCCTCGCGGCTGGGAGGGCGATCCCCAGAGTTATCCCTGCGGGAAAGCCCTGAAGggccacagcagggctgtgctggtgggcaggagctgcccgCGGGGAGCCGCAGTCCTCCCTCACCTTCGTTCTCCCTGGTCTTGCCGAAGCCGGTGATGAAGCAGGACCGGCCGGTCTGGAAGCGCTGGCCGTACATGGGCAGGCAGGCGGGGCGGACCTGGGCTGGAGGAGACGGGACGGGAGCCGGGCGAGGAGCGAGGGAGGAGTCACCGGGAGAGAGATGTCACAGGGAGGAGCGTGGGGCACAGGAAAGGATCTCCTCTGTGCACACCCCAGCACGGTCTCCCCCGCCCAGTGTGGGGCTGgtggcacagctgagcccaCGGCTGCGAGTGCCAGACCCTTCCTGGCCAAGGGACAAGCAATGTGGCCACAGCAGAGTTGGATGCTCCAGCCGGCAGCAGCCCCACGCACCCCATGGTTCCCGAGCGGCCTCTCGGTCCTGTCCATCTCCCTGTCCCCCAAACGCCAGCCAGCCAAGGCCAGGTGAGCTGAGACACCTCACCTGAGAGTGTCAGTGGCCTGGAGAGCTTCATGAGGGCGATGTCGTAGTCGTCATGGTCGTCGCTGTAGTTGGAGTTGATGATGACCTGGGACACAGGGATGCCATCCATGGGCTGCTTCAGGTCCGACACCCCTCCGTACACCTTCCAGTCATCCAGGATCTTCATgctgttcctggcagggtgagatggggcaggagggagtGAGAGCCGGGGTGTGGGGCCGGGCTGGGTGCCCGGGCTGGCGGCAGCACTCACATGAAGAAGCAGTGGGCAGCCGTGAGCACCCACTGAGCGTCGATGATGGTGCCGCCGCAGATGTGGATGGGCCCGTACTGCACGCTGACCTGCCAGGGCCATTTGTTCACAGAGGTCTCCTTCCCACCGATGATCCGGCCAGAAATCCTCTGCCCACAGgctggaggggagagcagggctgggggaaaggCTCGGGGGGAAGGGGAGCACGGAGTGGGACACACACAGCGTCCCCACCACCCGCAGGTACCACACTTATTGCAGGGAATGCAATGCTGGTACTTTTGTATCACCCAGAAAATTTGCTGGAAGATGTCCCATTtacccagccctgtgctgagaaggggaaaaagtgCTCCCAAGCCTCTGGAAAGGGGGCCCACCCTCGGCTGTGTCCTGGCCAGCTCCTTACTTGTGCATCGCAGGGAGACGTACTTTCCCGTGagacactgggagctgcaggagagaggagggagacCCAGGCTCAGCCCCATTCCTGTGGCACCGGGGCAGGGGCGGGGCACGAGGTGACCCTGGTACCTGTTGAGGCTCTGCTGGATGGTCTCTCGCTCATCAGTCACCGTGAGGCTCTTGCCAGAGACACGCAGGGGGATGTACTCGGTCTGTGACGCACTGGGAGGGGAGAGGACAGGCAGTGAGGGTCCCCCCATCCAGGCACTGACCCCTTGTTCCCTGCATTGTGCCCAGAGCAGCGCTGGACACGCTGCCTTCCAGTGGGAAAATGCAACACTGGGGGAAACAGCACAGCAGACCCTGCACTCAGCCAGGCCAGGGGTCTGGCCGGGCCCCAGGACCCGAGCAGCACAACCCATCCTCCAGAAATTACTTCTGAAATCCCAGCTGCCGGcaggttttcctggaaaaggacTCGTCCCAGTCACTGCTGCACACCGGCAGCCACTGGCTCTCTGTGCTGGAGTAGACGTGGAGCAAAGACTCCTCGGATGAGAAGCGCactgtgggatggagcaggagggtCAGgggtgctcctggggctccccTCATTCCCACCACCCCAGCTCCCGGTGCCTCACCACAGCCCAGCTCGTCGCTCCTCTGGGAGCAGTCGACGACGCCGTCGCAGCGCACAgcgctgtccctgcagctctctgctggtTCCTTGTACACGATGCCCGTCTGTGACCGCCAGAACATGACTGGAAGCAGGAGAACACCACTCTGAGGCCAGGGCTGCCCGTGGGTGAAGGGCTGTGACCCACCTGGGCGGGTGTCTGGAGGTGTGCCAGGCACAGGAATGTTCCCAGTCACCGGGTGTGAGTGTGAGGTGTGTTTGAGGCAagagtgaggagctgctggacagAGGACTGGCCACTCTGACAAccccctgtgctgcccagctgctgcaaacCCCTCTCCCTTCACCCACAGAAAATGCATTCATCCTGTGAGTGCTTCAAGCCCACTGGCTGCAGAGTGGCAGCTGGATGTCACCAGGATTAAAGGGATTCCATCAGAGCATGATTTGTCTTGGGGAGGgcagctgggggtgctgctgggttccctgctgcccaccagAGCAAGCCCCAAAtgctgccaccagcccaggcagcagatctccttttctcctttccccagctgctgtctCTCCAGCAGATGTCAGGAACACTCAGGGAATGGGAAGAGCCCATCCCTGTCTCTCGGCCAGGAGTTTCCCTCTGGCACTTCCCAGTGTGGGTGTCCCCAGACTCTGCTGACCCCCATCTCCTCTGAGGTCCCCTCCAGGAGCCACGCCAGGCTGGGACCCCACTCACACAGCAGGATGAGGGCGACGAGCAGCACGATGAGGACGGAGACACAGAAGATGAGCGCAAGCCGCCGCTGGCTCATGCAGGGAGATCTGAACATGGAGGATcctgccagcagggcagaggcagggTCAGGGGGCAGCTGCCTCCTCGGGGCACCCAGACCCTGCTGCCCACCTCTGAGCTGTGGGAGAGCAGGGCCATGCACACCCCAGCCTGCCCTGTGGTCACTGTCCTGTCCCTTGCCCCCACACCCCTCGCACCCCCGTGGCTGTCTGTGacatccctgcctccctccatccctccctccccatgcTGAGAGGGACCAGGGATTACCCTGGGCCCTGTCCTTACGTGAGCTCTCACAGGCTGAGCAGGGGCTCGGGGCCGGGCTGGACTCGGGGCTGTAGGGTTTGAAGCTGATGCCCAGGACGTTCTCTCGAGGCTGCGGAGGTCGGGCACCGAAGATGCTGCTGACCTTGGAGACATGGAGGAGGCTGGGGGCGACACTGCTGGGCGAGGCAGTGCTCTGTGGGCAGAGGGGACTGTCACCAGCAGTGACTGCTGCCCACCAGAGTCCCCCAGCTGCCACCCTGCCAGCTGTGAAGGTGAAAGCACCACACAGACGGAGCTGAGCCCCCCTGGCATCACAACGAGCCTGTTCCCCACAGAACCACGGAGAGTCACCACCCCAGTGCCTCTCTCTGTACCAGATCCTGAGCCATATCCCACCCAGGATGGCAAAAAAACCTCATTGTCACTGGGTTTTCCCCTCCAGGTGCCTGAACTTCCCAAAGCCATCACTGTGAGCCAAGCAATCAGCCGGGTATTTGGCATCGTGACAGTCACGCTGTGGCCCAGTTCCACGGGGCCAGTGCCCCAATTTATGCATCTATCCTTAATTAGccatttgaaaaatacagtgcAATTTCCAGCTGTCATTTAGTAATACTTAATAATCGGTGTTTTCCAAGCCCTGAAACGTCCTGCACCCTGGaatgctgctctgcagttgTGTCACTCCTCATCCATGAATTCACAAAAGAATATGTAtctgtttcctttcctcaaaATACGCTCTTCTAAATGCTCCTTTGGTGACAGAAGCCAAAGCCTCTCATTTTCCTCCAGAGAGGAACAATTcccaaaataaatgctgcttcCTCTACTTTTTGTaggatggatggggcttggagcaacctggtccagcggaaggtgtccctgcccatggaagggggctggaactgggtGAGCTTTCAGTCCCTTTCCATCCAaatcattctgggattctgtcaCAGCACTTCTGCAGGGGAGCCCCGGGGAGCCACCACCCTGCAGGGACCACTTACCACCCAGAGATGGGCTCTGACACATCCCCCTGCGAGCCTGTCTCTGATTTTTGGCCCCACGCTGCCGGAGATCGCCTTTCCCCATGGCCAGAAACCATCCCTTTCCCCGCCCAAGCCAGCGAGGAGCGCTCGGGCTGGAGCGCAGCTCTGGAAGAGGGGGACAcgcacaggagctgcagctggcgTTTCTCT is a genomic window containing:
- the TMPRSS13 gene encoding transmembrane protease serine 13 isoform X1, translated to MDGKTSPSTASPSSVAPSLLHVSKVSSIFGARPPQPRENVLGISFKPYSPESSPAPSPCSACESSRSSMFRSPCMSQRRLALIFCVSVLIVLLVALILLFMFWRSQTGIVYKEPAESCRDSAVRCDGVVDCSQRSDELGCVRFSSEESLLHVYSSTESQWLPVCSSDWDESFSRKTCRQLGFQNASQTEYIPLRVSGKSLTVTDERETIQQSLNSSQCLTGKYVSLRCTTCGQRISGRIIGGKETSVNKWPWQVSVQYGPIHICGGTIIDAQWVLTAAHCFFMNSMKILDDWKVYGGVSDLKQPMDGIPVSQVIINSNYSDDHDDYDIALMKLSRPLTLSAQVRPACLPMYGQRFQTGRSCFITGFGKTRENEDNTSPKLREAEVKLIDYKICNSDKVYEGYLTPRMMCAGYLQGGKDACQGDSGGPLVCEDDGRWYVAGVTSWGTGCGQKNKPGVYTRVTKLLSWIYSKMESEND
- the TMPRSS13 gene encoding transmembrane protease serine 13 isoform X2: MDGKTSPVSSIFGARPPQPRENVLGISFKPYSPESSPAPSPCSACESSRSSMFRSPCMSQRRLALIFCVSVLIVLLVALILLFMFWRSQTGIVYKEPAESCRDSAVRCDGVVDCSQRSDELGCVRFSSEESLLHVYSSTESQWLPVCSSDWDESFSRKTCRQLGFQNASQTEYIPLRVSGKSLTVTDERETIQQSLNSSQCLTGKYVSLRCTTCGQRISGRIIGGKETSVNKWPWQVSVQYGPIHICGGTIIDAQWVLTAAHCFFMNSMKILDDWKVYGGVSDLKQPMDGIPVSQVIINSNYSDDHDDYDIALMKLSRPLTLSAQVRPACLPMYGQRFQTGRSCFITGFGKTRENEDNTSPKLREAEVKLIDYKICNSDKVYEGYLTPRMMCAGYLQGGKDACQGDSGGPLVCEDDGRWYVAGVTSWGTGCGQKNKPGVYTRVTKLLSWIYSKMESEND